The window TAATGATTTAAGTATATACCAGTATTGCAATTAAATATACTTCATTGTTGCGTTTAAACAAGTCAAATTTGATAAGAGAATATAAAGAAGTTTAAAAAAACTATCTCAGGTTCTTTGTTGGTACTTTTTTAATATTTCAGGGTCTGGCCCCCAATAAAATTTGCAGCATTGAATTCCTTCTTCAAGGAAAACATGAAAACTATTTATCCTCCCAAAGTAATGTTATTTCTTTAAGATGTAGTACTAAATTTTTTAATTCAAAATTTCAACTTTTTTTTGAACAACTGCGGTTTTGCGATACTTTAATAAAAGAATTTATTTTAAAAATTTTTTAAAAATTTTTTTATAAATTCTATTGACAAAGTTTGACTATCTTTTTATAAGTCCATTCACACGGTAAGTAAATTCTTCCCGGTGGTTATAGAGAGGGGGAAACACCTGTTCCCATTCCGAACACAGAAGTTAAGCCCCTCATCGCCGATGATACTGCACCGGTAACGGTGTGGGAAAGTAGGTCGCTGCCGGGATTGCAATCATAAATATTATAATGAAAAAGCCACTCTGCAGTGAGTGGCTTTTTTCGTTAATACTATTTATTCATAATTTCCCGTAAAGCTTATTGTAAAACCAAAGAATGATTGCATCAGAACGGTGAAACAATGAATCCCTTACCTTTTGCAAAGGAAGTGCTTTATCTCCTATTACATCAATTGAATATAGACAGTATAGGGCAATATCTTCACCCTTATCAAGGATAAATAAAAAGAATTTAAATTTTCGTTTATCCACAACAGGCATCGAAAAATATTTAATATGGTTTACATTTTCAGTTTTTAATAGAATAAATTCAGGTATCTGGTATATGATATATTGGTAAACAACCTTCCCAAACGTTTTATCTTCCTGGAGAGTATAAAAAGAATAAACTTGCTGTAAATGTTTGATAGAAGGATCATTTAATTGTTTTAAGGAAGGATAGTGTATAATATAAGATTTTGTAAAAAGTATGCGCAATTTCTTTCTTGTTTGTGAGTAATACTTAATGCCCTGCATTGAACTGACTGAATGTAAAATATTAATTATAGACAATCTATCACTGCTGGTAATTGGGTTTTTTATATTCTGTGGTTTTTTAAATGTATGGTATGCTTCCAGTGTAATATTATTTTTAGTAATTGAAGCATTTTTAATAATAAATGCTCTTATTGCAGGGGTAGGTGCAAGGGTGAGTTCTTTTGTTGTTTTAACAAAATGTTTTTTACCATCTATTGTGTCAGGAAGAATTGAATATCCCTGTACAGTTGTTTGTGGTACTATGAGTGTTAAAATAAGAGCAAATAATTTATTTTTCATACCAATGCTTGCCGTACCTTTTAAAAATATAAAAAAATTTTATAGTATTATTTTTCCCCAAAAATTTTATTTTTTATATATAAAAATAGCAAATATTTTTCAATATGAGGAGATTATAATTTCTTAGAGATATAATGAGTTAAAACTGTTATTTATAGGCTTATTTTAACAGGTATTCTATACGTGAAACAACATACTACTTACTTTGTTATTACTTTTTTATGGTCATGGAGTTTATGGTTTATTCCTATTTTTTTAGGTTTACAAATTGACCATTTTGTAACTATGTTTTTATATATCTGTGGTGGTATAGCACCTTCTTCAACGGGAATTATTCTGGCCAGGCTCAAGGGCGATAGTTACTGGAAAAGTTTTCTCAGGCGTTCTGTTGATGTTCGTCTCATTACAAAAAAATATTTATTCTTCTTATTTATTATTATTCCAGCAACTACGTTTGCTGGATTATTGCTGTATTTAACTTTCACCGGTATCTGGCCAAAGCTATATTCATTTGAAAAATATATTGCCAATCCATTAAATATCGTGCCTTTTGCAATATACATGTTGTTTTTTGGGCCAATACCTGAGGAGTTAGGATGGCGAGGATTTGCCCTTGATCATCTGGAACAGTCATATTCCAGAATTGCTGCAAGCATGATTCTGGGGTTTTTCTGGATGATGTGGCATCTCCCATTATTTTTCATTCAAGGAACCTATCAATATAACTTGCTCAAAGCTTCACCTTTGCTCATGATAGATTTTATGATTCAATTTTATCCTTTAAGTATTATGATGGATTGGGTTTATCATAATACAAAAAGGAGTATTGCATCAGGTATTCTATTCCATTTTTGTATAAATTTTTTTGGTGAAATGATAGACATTCCCAACGAAACAAAATATTTCAGGACTATAGTACAATTAATTATTGCCTTAATGATTTTACTTACCTGGAAAAAGGAGATAAAAAAATGATAAAAGTATTTATAGTTGATGCCTTTACATCTGAAATGTTTAAAGGAAATCCTGCTGCAGTTTGTGTATTGTCTACTGGTATTCCTGATGAACTAATGCAGTCGATAGCACGTGAAATGAATTGCCCTGAAACAGCATTTGTATTGCCACAGGATAATGGTTTTTTACTCAGGTGGTTTGCCCCACTGCAAGAGGTGGATTTATGTGGACATGCCACTTTAGCTACATCACATGTATTGTATGAACAGCATATAGCTACTGCTCAGCAAGAGCTTAAGTTTTATACCAGAAGCGGGTTACTAATAGTGAAAAAAGAGGGTGATATAATAACAATGAATTTCCCTCAGGAGATAGCCACAGAGTATTCAATTCCTCAATGGGTTATTGAAGCGTTGGGTGTTAAACCTGTGTATACTGGTAAAAACAGGATGGATTACCTTATTGAAGTTAAGACTGAAGAAGAGGTTTTAGAAATCAATCCTGACTTTATAGCATTAAAAAAAATGGATAGCAGAGGTGTGATTATAACAGCAAAATCTTCCAGAATGGAATATGATTTTGTATCAAGATTTTTTGCCCCTGGTCTTGGGGTAAATGAAGATCCTGTTACTGGATCTGCACATTGTTGTTTAGGCCCCTACTGGCAACAAAAATTACAAAAGAGTACTTTTACTGCTTATCAGGCTTCAGAGCGCGGTGGTGTTTTGAAAGTTGAAGTGGGAGATGACCGAGTGTATATTGGTGGGAAAGCGGTAACAGTGTTAAGTGGCCACATTAATATTTAATGATTTTAGGCAACAACAGAGGACATTTATAAAAAAACATAGGATAAATACGTGTATCATTCCTAACCTTTATGTATACCGAAGGTGGTGTTGTATTTATGCTTGGGCTATTAATGTAGGTAATATAATCTTCAATTTTTATAGGAGTGTGGTATGCCGGCAATAATTGTAGATAAAGATAAGTGTAAAAAAGACAAATTGTGTGTTATGGAATGTCCTATGAAGATAATCTCAGTTGATGATAGTGGTATTCCTCAGACACTTAATACTGCTGAGTCTATGTGTATTGAATGTGGACATTGTGTGGCAGTTTGCCCCCATGGTGCATTGAGTCTTCCAATGTTGAAAGCCGAAGAATGCCAGGATATACATCAACAATGGAATCCGGGTGTTACTGTAATAGAAAATTATTTCAAGGGAAGGCGTTCTATACGCAGATTTAAAAAAGATATAGTTAAGAAAGATGATCTCATGAAACTCATGGAAATAGCTGCTTATGCACCAACAGGCCATAACTCACGCACTGTTGAATATATTGTATATACTCAAAAAGAAGAAATACATGTATTAATTAAACACGTGATTGATTGGATGCATACGATGATAATTAATTCCCCTGAAATAGCAAAGAGCATGCATTTTGACATGATAACAAAAGCGTGGGAAGATGGTGTAGATACCGTAACTCACAGTGCACCAGTAATAATAGTTGCACATGGAAAGAAATCCAATCCAAATACTCAAACATCATGTACTATTGCCCTTACACATTTAGAATTAATTGCCCCGGCTTTAGGGCTTGGGTGTTGTTGGGCAGGATACTTTTCATGGTGTGCAATGGTATATCATCCCTTGAAGAAAGCTTTGCAAATCCCGGATGGGAATAATGTATACGGGACAATGTT of the Spirochaetota bacterium genome contains:
- a CDS encoding DUF6675 family protein, whose product is MKNKLFALILTLIVPQTTVQGYSILPDTIDGKKHFVKTTKELTLAPTPAIRAFIIKNASITKNNITLEAYHTFKKPQNIKNPITSSDRLSIINILHSVSSMQGIKYYSQTRKKLRILFTKSYIIHYPSLKQLNDPSIKHLQQVYSFYTLQEDKTFGKVVYQYIIYQIPEFILLKTENVNHIKYFSMPVVDKRKFKFFLFILDKGEDIALYCLYSIDVIGDKALPLQKVRDSLFHRSDAIILWFYNKLYGKL
- a CDS encoding CPBP family intramembrane glutamic endopeptidase produces the protein MKQHTTYFVITFLWSWSLWFIPIFLGLQIDHFVTMFLYICGGIAPSSTGIILARLKGDSYWKSFLRRSVDVRLITKKYLFFLFIIIPATTFAGLLLYLTFTGIWPKLYSFEKYIANPLNIVPFAIYMLFFGPIPEELGWRGFALDHLEQSYSRIAASMILGFFWMMWHLPLFFIQGTYQYNLLKASPLLMIDFMIQFYPLSIMMDWVYHNTKRSIASGILFHFCINFFGEMIDIPNETKYFRTIVQLIIALMILLTWKKEIKK
- a CDS encoding PhzF family phenazine biosynthesis protein yields the protein MIKVFIVDAFTSEMFKGNPAAVCVLSTGIPDELMQSIAREMNCPETAFVLPQDNGFLLRWFAPLQEVDLCGHATLATSHVLYEQHIATAQQELKFYTRSGLLIVKKEGDIITMNFPQEIATEYSIPQWVIEALGVKPVYTGKNRMDYLIEVKTEEEVLEINPDFIALKKMDSRGVIITAKSSRMEYDFVSRFFAPGLGVNEDPVTGSAHCCLGPYWQQKLQKSTFTAYQASERGGVLKVEVGDDRVYIGGKAVTVLSGHINI
- a CDS encoding nitroreductase family protein, coding for MPAIIVDKDKCKKDKLCVMECPMKIISVDDSGIPQTLNTAESMCIECGHCVAVCPHGALSLPMLKAEECQDIHQQWNPGVTVIENYFKGRRSIRRFKKDIVKKDDLMKLMEIAAYAPTGHNSRTVEYIVYTQKEEIHVLIKHVIDWMHTMIINSPEIAKSMHFDMITKAWEDGVDTVTHSAPVIIVAHGKKSNPNTQTSCTIALTHLELIAPALGLGCCWAGYFSWCAMVYHPLKKALQIPDGNNVYGTMLVGYPLVRYYRIPYREAIIEWR